GCTCCACCACTTCCCGGGAATCTTACTTTCGGTTTATCGTGGTTTCCTATAACTGTTGAGTTTATGTTGCCATACATGTCTATTTGAGCTCCGCCTAAAAATGCATAATCTACAAGGCCACGTTGGTTCATTTCCATTATTTTCGGCATGCTTACCGTTTGAATGGCTTTGTATACGGTGTTTGAGTCTCCTATGGATATTGGCATAGATGGCAGAAGAGGTGCGACACCGCCCACTTCGAACATTATTAGCAGGTTGGGAGCGTATAGTTTTTGGGCTAAGGCCGCTGCGGCGCATGGCACACCGGTTCCTACTGATACGCTCGCTCCGTCTTCAAACATTCTTGCGGCTACACATATCATTAACTCCATTGCATTGTATTCGGACATATTTACCTCCCCTTATTTTTTATTCTGCATCAATATGAAGAACCTTTTGTCTTAGTTTTCTCATCTTTTCCAGACCGCCCGTAAGCTGTAGGAAATCTTCGAAATTCTCACAATCAAGGATATATTTTTTTATAAATTTCTCGTAAGTATCTTCGTTTTGGGCTGCCTTGAGCATATTT
This genomic stretch from Hippea alviniae EP5-r harbors:
- a CDS encoding CoA-transferase subunit beta, which gives rise to MSEYNAMELMICVAARMFEDGASVSVGTGVPCAAAALAQKLYAPNLLIMFEVGGVAPLLPSMPISIGDSNTVYKAIQTVSMPKIMEMNQRGLVDYAFLGGAQIDMYGNINSTVIGNHDKPKVRFPGSGGANDFASFAWRSVILAPHSARRFTNDIDYITTPGYLTGPGAREEAGLPANTGPYKVITNLAVMGFDEKTKRMKLESVHPGVTVDDVIKNTGFELIIEEPIGKTEPPTEEELKILREEVDPFRVVISRSAE